One stretch of Sphingomonas sp. HF-S4 DNA includes these proteins:
- the rpiB gene encoding ribose 5-phosphate isomerase B → MSHRIAIASDHAAFAMKSEVAEWLRERGHDVLDLGTNGPESVDYPDYGFRLGRAIEAGEAAFGVAICGSGIGISIAVNRIAAARCALVSEPLSASLARQHNDANVIALGARLIGIEMAKACITAFLETEFLGDRHQRRVEKLSNPQGA, encoded by the coding sequence TTCGCCATGAAGTCCGAAGTCGCCGAATGGTTGCGTGAGCGAGGTCACGACGTGCTCGATTTGGGCACCAACGGGCCCGAAAGCGTCGACTATCCCGATTACGGATTCCGCCTGGGCCGCGCGATCGAAGCGGGCGAGGCGGCGTTCGGCGTCGCGATCTGCGGATCGGGGATCGGCATCTCGATCGCAGTCAACCGCATCGCCGCCGCGCGCTGTGCGCTGGTTTCAGAGCCGCTTTCCGCCAGCCTTGCCCGCCAGCACAACGACGCCAATGTCATCGCGCTCGGCGCCCGCCTGATCGGCATCGAGATGGCCAAGGCGTGCATCACCGCTTTCCTAGAGACCGAGTTCCTCGGCGACCGGCACCAGCGCCGCGTCGAGAAGCTCAGCAACCCGCAAGGAGCCTGA